Part of the Phycisphaerales bacterium genome, GCGGATACCTCGCGTCGCGTGCGTCGGCCGCGTCGGGGGGCTCGCGGCCGAATGATGCGGGCGTGGAAGTCCGCGTCGTCGAAGAGTCCGAGTCGCTGCCGCAGGACCGCTCGTGGGGCGAGGGCCCCTTCGGCTACGACCTGCCCTATAGCAGCAAGCGCATGCCCGTCCTGGCGCGCAACTGCGTGGCGACGAGCCAACCCCTCGCCGCCCAGGCCGGGCTCGAGATGCTGCGTCTCGGTGGCAACGCCGCCGACGCGGCCGTCGCCACGGCCGCCGCGCTCACCGTCGTCGAGCCCACCGCCAACGGCATCGGCGGAGACAACTTCGCGCTGCTCTGGATGAAGGATGAGCAGGGCAACGCGAAGCTGCACGGGCTCAACGCCTCGGGGCGATCACCGAAGGGATTGAAGCGCGAGGACTACGACGGGCTCGATCGCATGCCGCTCTACGACTGGCGCGCCGTCACGACGCCCGGCGCCGTGTCGGGCTGGGTCGCCGTGAACGACAAGTTCGGAAAGCTGCCGCTCGAGAAGGTGTTGGAGCCGGCCATCCGGTACGCACGCGAGGGCTACCTCGTCAGTCCCGGCGTTGCATCTGGCTGGAACGCGTCGAGCCGGCGGTACCGCGGGTTCGACCGATTCGAGGGCTGGAAGCAGACCTTTGCGCCCGGCGGTCGAGCGCCGCAGCCCGGCGAGCTCTTCGCGATGCCCGGCCATGCGCGCACGCTCGAGGCGATCGCCGGCACCAAGGGCCGCGCGTTCTACGAGGGCGAGATCGCCGAGGCCATCGAGGCAGAAAGCGTCAAGCACGGCGGATCACTCAGGCTCGCGGATCTGGCGACTCACGAAGCACGCTGGGTCGAGCCCATCTCGATCGACTATCGCGGCTGGCGCCTGCACGAGATCCCGCCGAACGGCCAGGGGATTGCGGCGCTCATCGCGCTGGGCATCCTGAGGCACTTCGACGTCGCGAGCATGGACGTCGATTCGGCCGCCTGGATGCACCCGCAGATCGAGGCGATGAAGCTGGCCTTCGCCGACGCGCACCAGCACGTCGCCGACCCCGAGCACATGCGCGTGTCGGTCGATGACCTGCTCGACGACGGCTATCTGGAGGCACGGGCGAAGCTGATCGACCCCGGCAAGGCCGGCAACTTCGGCTACGGCGAGCCCAAGGAGGGCGGTACCGTGCTGCTGACCGCCGCCGACGCCGACGGCAACATGGTGAGCTTCATCCAGAGCAATTACACGGGCTTCGGATCGGGCATGGTCGTGCCGGGCTTCGGCGTGGCGATGCACAACCGCGGCGGCAACTTCTCGCTCGAGCCGGGCCACGCCAACGAGATCGCACCCGGCAAGCTGCCGTACCACACGATCATCCCCGCGTTCGTGACGCGCGACGGACAACCCGCGATGGCCTACGGCGTCATGGGCGGCTTCATGCAGCCCCAGGGCCACGCCCAGGTGCTCGTGCGCATGGCCGACCACGGGCAGAACCCCCAGGCGTGCCTCGATGCGCCGCGTTGGCAGATCGAGCGGGACGGCCGCGTCATGATCGAGCCGGGCTTCGAGACCATCGACGGCGAGGGCGTATACGACGAGCTCGAGAAGATGGGCCACCCGATGCGACGCTACCGCACGCGCAACGCCAGCTTCGGGCGCGGCCAGGTGATCTACAAGCTCGAGGACGGCTACATCGCGGCGAGCGATCTGCGGGCGGATGGACAGGCCGTGGGGTTCTAGCGGTCAGAACTCGTTGGCACGCTTGTCGGCCGCATCGATCCAGGCCTGGGCCTGCTCGGCCCACGTCGTGCCCGGGGCCGCGCCGATCACCCTATTGAACCAGTCCCGGGCCTTGGTCGTCTCACCCATGCGGTCGTAGCCCCAGGCGACACCGATCATGAGCTGGCCCTTGAGGTCGATGGGCTGCTCGTTCCAGTTCTCGTAGAGCTTCGAGAGCGCCGCGATGGCGTCTTCGACCCCCTTGGCGGCGTAGCCCTTGGCCATGCGATCGATCGGGTGGTACGCGGCCAGATTCAACAGCGTGGTCGCCGTGACCACCCGCACGCCAGGATTCTCGGGCTCCAGGTCGCGAGCCCTGTCGAGATCGGCGAGCGCTTCGTTGGTGTGCCGCATGGCGGCCATGAAGTCGCCGGCTTCCGAGGCGCTCCCCGCGTCAAACATCCGGGCCGCACCTCGCCACGCGATGGCCTCGGCATTCTCCGAATCGACCTCGATCGCTTGTGTGCAGGCGTCGACCAATCGCTGCTTCGCGTCCGCATCGCCCTGGGCGGCATCGACGAAGTCGGCGAATATCGCGCGCTCGAAGCCCCGGTAGCCGGAGCTCCCTGGATCGATCTTCATGAACTCGAACCGCGGCTGGGCGGCTTCCGCAGCATCGTGCTGTTCGGCCGGCTGGGCGAGCGCGAAGGGGGCAATGACGAGCAAGGTGACGACGGCTCTGCATGTGCTCTTCACGGGCGGGCTCCTGTCTGGCCAAGGCCGAAACGGCTCTCCCCGGTATTACGCTTCCAGTGCGTGGGCTTTCAGGGACTCGCGCAGGGGGGCGATCAAGTCGCCGTACTTCGCCGCACGGCCCTTGGCCGACTTGTAGATCGGCCGGCGGACCTGGGTGACGCTCAGCGTGCGGTCGGCCCGGTTTGCCTCGTGCGGACGCAGGCATCGGTCGTCCCACGGCAGGCCGACGAAGTCGATAACCTTTCGAGCAACGGCGGGCAGGTCGCTGACCATGTCTTCGTACCGAATGGTCAGGAAGTCGTTGCCGCAGGCCTGCTGCCAGTGGGCGGCGAGGCGTTCGTTCTCGGCGTACACCGCGGCGAGATCGTCGAAGTCGGCGGCGTACGGGATGGACGATGGTCGCAGACGCTCAAAGTAGCACGACAGGCAGTTGTCGGCCGGATCGCGCCGCGTATGGATGAACTTTGCGCCCGGCAGGATGCGGTCGGCAAAGCCAAGCCGTCGCATGTTGGCCAGGTCCTTGTTGGAGATTATCTTGGCGCGCGGTGCCTTGGTCCGCATCGCCCTTTCGTACTGTTCGCCGGCAGCGGTGAGTTGCTCGGGCGACATGTCACGCACGAATTCGGGCCAGTCCGTCGGTGCGAATCCCGTCTGCGCGCCGCGCAGGATGAGTTGCAGCGTGAAGTCTTCGTCGGCCCCGAACGCATCGGGATGGGCGTGGATGATCCGCTCGGTGAGCGTCGAACCGCTGCGGGGCATGCCCACGATGAACACGGCCCACGAGCCGTCGCACGCGGCACGCGGGGCCGAGCGCATCCACGCTTCGCTGAAGGTCTCGATGATGCGGTCGTTCTCGGCGCGGTACTGATCGATGCTAAAGGGCATGCGCAGCATGTCATTCCCACGGCGAGCGGCGTCCAGCGCTTCGGCGTACTGCTTGTTGCGTTCATAAGCGCGGGCCATGGTGAGCATGAGGTTGCGCCGCTGCGGTTCCTCGGGCAGGTCGGCCCCCATCACGCGCTCGCCCAGCGTGATCGCCTCGTCGATCCTCTTCAACTCCATGAGCACCCGTACCCCGACCGCCGCCAGCGACGGGTTGGTTGGGTTCGCAGCCAGCGCGGGCTCGAGCGTCTTCCAGGCGCGCTTGAAGTTGCCCTGCATCTCGTACACCTCGGCGCGACCGGCGATGGCGGGCGGGAAGCCCGCGTCGATCTTGATCGCGTCGGCATAGTGGGCGAGGGCGTCGCCCAAGCGGCCCGCGTGGACGTACGTCTCGGCAAGCTGGACCTGCTTGAGCGGCGAGGGCGCCGCGTTCTCGACCACGAACTTCCGGTGCTCGAGGGCCTGATCGATGAAGCCCGTGGCCAGGCAGACCTCGCCCATCAGCATGCGGACGTCGGGATCCCGTGGCAGGTTCTCCAGGAGCGTGAGTCCCAGGGCGTAGGCCTGGGAAAAGTCGCCGCGGAGATTGGCCTCGCGGGCCTGCTGGACGAGTTGTCTCGATCGTTCGGGGCTGAGGCTCATGGCCCCATCATAAACCGGGACGTGGCCTCGGCGAGGGGCCGCCCGACCGGCCCAAGCCTATCGTGAAACGCTCGTGCGGGGGGAGGTCGACGTGCACAACCTGCTCAATCTTGACCCGTCGCTCGAGCCCATCCAGGGCGAGCTTGCCTCGTACCTCGGCCGCGTGGTCGATCGATTCGACGAAGCGCTCCAGAGCGACATCCTCGCCGTCCAGCGGCTGACCCAGCACGTCGAGCGATACCGCGGAAAGATGCTGCGCCCCGCGCTGGTGGCGCTCTCGGCGGGGACTGCCCACGGCGATCTCGCCGCGGTGCTGCAAGGCCCCCCGGGCGCCGCGCTCGAGATCATCGGCGCCGTGTGCGAGATGGTGCACATGGCCACGCTCGTGCACGACGATGTGCTCGACGAGGCCGACACGCGCCGCCGCGGCCGGACCGTGAACGCCATGAGCGGCAACGAGACCGCGGTCATCCTGGGCGACTACCTGATCGCCGGCGCCTACCACCTATGCTCGACGCTCGACGAGCAGGCCACGGCGCTCCGCGTGGCGCGCGCCAGCATGGTGGTGTGCAGCGGCGAGCTGCTCCAGCTCGACCGGCGCGACGATCTTTCGCTCGACGAGGCGACCTACTTCGAGATCATCGATCGCAAGACGGCCGAGCTGATCGCCGCCGCGTGCGAACTCGGCGCGACCGCGGGCGGCGGATCGGCCGAGGCCATCGCCGCGCTGGAGGCCTTCGGCCGCCAGATCGGGGCGGCCTTCCAGGTTCGCGATGACCTGCTCGATCTCACCGGCCGCGAAGAGGTCGTCGGGAAGAGCGTGGGCCGCGACGCGCGAAAGGGCAAGTTGACGCTCCCGGTCATCCACCACCTTTCCCAGGCCGAACCCGCCGAGCGAGCCCACAGCCTCGCGTTGGCGCTGCAAGCGGCCGGCGATGACTCGGGCGACGCACCGGCCGAACTCCGCGGCCGCCTGGAGAGCACCGCATCGGTCCAGCACGCCCAGGCCGCCTCGGAGGCCATCGTGGGACGGGCTCGTGAGCGTCTGGAGCAGTTGGCCGACTCACCCTCCCGCCGCACGATGCTGGCGATGGCCGACGCGGTCGTGAATCGGTCGTTCTGAGGCATTACGAGCGGGTCATTGCCGCACGCGCGGGCCTTTGGTCTGCGAGCGCGCAATAATGTCTTTCCGGTGGACGAACCCGCCGGAACCAGCCCCGGGCGTGTGCCAGAGTGGACTAATGGGGCGGATTGCAAATCCGTTTGGCGAAAGCCGTTCGTGGGTTCGAATCCCACCGCGCCCTCTTTTCCTTCGCGATCGTCGCGACACCCGAAAACTTCCCGATCGGAGGCTCTTCTTATGACCACCGCCGCACCCGCCCAGAAGGCCGGCCTCGAAGGCGTCGTCGCCGGCGACACCGCGATCTGCAACGTCGAGCAAGACGCCCTGATCTATCGCGGCTACGAGATCCACGACCTGGCCGACAACGCCAGCTTCGAGGAGGTCGCCTACCTCCTGCTCGAGGGCGAGAAGCCGACCGGAGAGCAGCTCCAGTTCTTCAAGGACGAGCTCATCGCCAACCGTGCCCTGCCCACGCAGGTCATCGACTACCTCAAGACCGTCAAGCCCATGGTCATCGCCGGCAGCGCGGTGCCGATGGACATCCTGCGGACGGCCGTCAGCATGCTGGCCAACCTCGACAAGGAGTGCCAGGACATCTCCGCCGAGGCCAACCTGCGCAAGGCCAAGCGGCTGACCGCGAAGATCCCCACCATCATCGGGCACATGCAGAACGTCATCGACGGCCGCGAGATCGTCGCGCCCGACACCGGCGGGGACGCCAACCTGAGCCACGCCGCCAACATGCTCTACCTCATGAGCGGCGAGCGGCCCGATGCCGAGGCCGACAAGGTCGTCGACGTCTCGCTCACGCTCTACGCCGAGCACGATTACAACGCCAGCACGTTCACAAGCCGCGTCATCGCCGGCACGCTGAGCGACATGCATGGCGCGGTCACGGGCGCCATCGCCGCCCTCAAGGGCCCGCTGCACGGCGGCGCCAACGAAGCCGCCATGGACATGCTCCGCGAGATCATGAGCGACCTCGATGGAAAGATCGAGAAGCCCGCCGTCGAAGACTGGATGCGCAAGGCGTTCACCGAGAAGCGCAAGCTCATGGGCTTCGGCCACCGCGTCTACAAGAACGGCGACCACCGCGCCCCGATCCTCCACAAGCTTGGCCGCGCCGCCGCCGAGAAGCGTGGGGCCGAGTTCGTCAAGTGGTTCGACCTGGGCGAGATCGTCCAGCAGATCATGCTCGATGAGAAGAGCATCCACCCCAACGTCGACTTCCCCTGCGGCATGACGTACTACGCGCTCGGCATCCCCGTGCCGCAGTACACGCCCATCTTCGTGGCCGCACGCATCACCGGCTGGGCCGCCCACATCATGGAGCAGCACGCCAACAACCGCCTCATCCGCCCGCGGGCCAACTACGTGGGTCCCGACCTGCGCAAGTGGAACGGCTAAGACCGCCACATGTCCCAGCGCGAGTTCGAGTCGACGCTCCACACCGATCTGGCCGACCGTATGACCTACGGCGGCTATCTACATCTCGAGAAGATCCTCACGGCCCAGCAGCCGTTGAGCAATCCGCCGCACCACGACGAGATGCTCTTCGTCATCCAGCACCAGACCACCGAGCTGTGGCTGAAGCTGATGATCCACGAGCTGCGGGCCGCAATCGTGGCCGTGCAGCGGGGCGACCTCGAGCCGTCCTTCAAGATCCTCGCTCGCGTCAAGCACGTCCTCCAGCAGCTCTTGAACCAATGGAGCGTGCTCGCGACGCTCACGCCGACCGAGTACGCCCAGTTCCGAGGCGTGCTGGGCAACGCCAGCGGCTTCCAGAGCTTCCAGTACCGGCTCGTCGAGTTCCTGCTGGGCAACAAGGACCGGCGGATGCTCAAGGTGCACGAGCACGACCAGGCCAACCACGCGGAGCTCAAGGCCGCCCTCGAAGCGCCGAGCATCTACGACGCCTTTCTCGCGTACATGCACGGCCAGGGCCTGCCCGTTCCCAAGGACGTCGTGGAGCGCGACTTCAGCGAGCCGCGAGAGATGGACGAACGCGTGATCGCCGTGCTCAAGACGGTCTACGAGAACCCCCACGAGCACTGGGCCAGCTACGAGATGGCCGAGAAGCTCGTCGACGTCGACGACCAGTTCGGCCAGTGGCGCTA contains:
- a CDS encoding polyprenyl synthetase family protein, which translates into the protein MHNLLNLDPSLEPIQGELASYLGRVVDRFDEALQSDILAVQRLTQHVERYRGKMLRPALVALSAGTAHGDLAAVLQGPPGAALEIIGAVCEMVHMATLVHDDVLDEADTRRRGRTVNAMSGNETAVILGDYLIAGAYHLCSTLDEQATALRVARASMVVCSGELLQLDRRDDLSLDEATYFEIIDRKTAELIAAACELGATAGGGSAEAIAALEAFGRQIGAAFQVRDDLLDLTGREEVVGKSVGRDARKGKLTLPVIHHLSQAEPAERAHSLALALQAAGDDSGDAPAELRGRLESTASVQHAQAASEAIVGRARERLEQLADSPSRRTMLAMADAVVNRSF
- a CDS encoding gamma-glutamyltransferase family protein, whose translation is MASTPDERQNPNDGLTRRDFMRTTSAGLAAAAGGGYLASRASAASGGSRPNDAGVEVRVVEESESLPQDRSWGEGPFGYDLPYSSKRMPVLARNCVATSQPLAAQAGLEMLRLGGNAADAAVATAAALTVVEPTANGIGGDNFALLWMKDEQGNAKLHGLNASGRSPKGLKREDYDGLDRMPLYDWRAVTTPGAVSGWVAVNDKFGKLPLEKVLEPAIRYAREGYLVSPGVASGWNASSRRYRGFDRFEGWKQTFAPGGRAPQPGELFAMPGHARTLEAIAGTKGRAFYEGEIAEAIEAESVKHGGSLRLADLATHEARWVEPISIDYRGWRLHEIPPNGQGIAALIALGILRHFDVASMDVDSAAWMHPQIEAMKLAFADAHQHVADPEHMRVSVDDLLDDGYLEARAKLIDPGKAGNFGYGEPKEGGTVLLTAADADGNMVSFIQSNYTGFGSGMVVPGFGVAMHNRGGNFSLEPGHANEIAPGKLPYHTIIPAFVTRDGQPAMAYGVMGGFMQPQGHAQVLVRMADHGQNPQACLDAPRWQIERDGRVMIEPGFETIDGEGVYDELEKMGHPMRRYRTRNASFGRGQVIYKLEDGYIAASDLRADGQAVGF
- a CDS encoding citrate/2-methylcitrate synthase — translated: MTTAAPAQKAGLEGVVAGDTAICNVEQDALIYRGYEIHDLADNASFEEVAYLLLEGEKPTGEQLQFFKDELIANRALPTQVIDYLKTVKPMVIAGSAVPMDILRTAVSMLANLDKECQDISAEANLRKAKRLTAKIPTIIGHMQNVIDGREIVAPDTGGDANLSHAANMLYLMSGERPDAEADKVVDVSLTLYAEHDYNASTFTSRVIAGTLSDMHGAVTGAIAALKGPLHGGANEAAMDMLREIMSDLDGKIEKPAVEDWMRKAFTEKRKLMGFGHRVYKNGDHRAPILHKLGRAAAEKRGAEFVKWFDLGEIVQQIMLDEKSIHPNVDFPCGMTYYALGIPVPQYTPIFVAARITGWAAHIMEQHANNRLIRPRANYVGPDLRKWNG
- the kynA gene encoding tryptophan 2,3-dioxygenase, with protein sequence MSQREFESTLHTDLADRMTYGGYLHLEKILTAQQPLSNPPHHDEMLFVIQHQTTELWLKLMIHELRAAIVAVQRGDLEPSFKILARVKHVLQQLLNQWSVLATLTPTEYAQFRGVLGNASGFQSFQYRLVEFLLGNKDRRMLKVHEHDQANHAELKAALEAPSIYDAFLAYMHGQGLPVPKDVVERDFSEPREMDERVIAVLKTVYENPHEHWASYEMAEKLVDVDDQFGQWRYRHLRTVHRIIGMKRGTGGSSGVPFLRQMIDHQFFPELWEVRTRIEEL
- a CDS encoding sulfotransferase; the encoded protein is MSLSPERSRQLVQQAREANLRGDFSQAYALGLTLLENLPRDPDVRMLMGEVCLATGFIDQALEHRKFVVENAAPSPLKQVQLAETYVHAGRLGDALAHYADAIKIDAGFPPAIAGRAEVYEMQGNFKRAWKTLEPALAANPTNPSLAAVGVRVLMELKRIDEAITLGERVMGADLPEEPQRRNLMLTMARAYERNKQYAEALDAARRGNDMLRMPFSIDQYRAENDRIIETFSEAWMRSAPRAACDGSWAVFIVGMPRSGSTLTERIIHAHPDAFGADEDFTLQLILRGAQTGFAPTDWPEFVRDMSPEQLTAAGEQYERAMRTKAPRAKIISNKDLANMRRLGFADRILPGAKFIHTRRDPADNCLSCYFERLRPSSIPYAADFDDLAAVYAENERLAAHWQQACGNDFLTIRYEDMVSDLPAVARKVIDFVGLPWDDRCLRPHEANRADRTLSVTQVRRPIYKSAKGRAAKYGDLIAPLRESLKAHALEA